GCTCGTCCTCGGCACGGGACGCGATCCCGCCGGCGCGCTGCCGGAGCTGGACGGGCTCATCGACGCGTGGTGCGCCGGCTACCAGGAGTGCGGGGCGCGCTGGATTCCCGTCGCGCGCCAGGCGGAGTACCAGGCGCGGGTCGTGTTCGCCGCGTTCGAGCTGGCCGGCCGCCGCGCCGCCGAGCCCGCCGGTGCCCGTTCGGGTGAGTCGGACTGGGGTACACAGCCGGCCGTGCCGATGCATCGGGAATGACGTACTTCCTCACCTGTCTCCGGTCGGCGAAAGCCGTACGGCGCGCGCTCCCGGCCGCGGCCGCCCTTCTGCTCGCCGCCGGCGCCACCCCGGCCCTGGCGGCCTCCCACGACGCCCTTCCCGGCAACTGGCTCCAGCTCACCGTCACCCGCGGCGACTCCCGCTCCAGCGACACCCGAGGCACCCTGCTGCTGTGCGACCCGCCCCAGGGTCACTCCCGCGCCGCGGAGGCCTGCGACGTCCTGGCGCGGGCCGACGGCGACGTCGAGGCCCTCACCGCGGACGGCAGCCGGATCTGCCCGCTCATGTACGCGCCGGTGACGGTCCGCGCGCAGGGGCAGTGGAACGGGCGTCCGGTCGACTACCAGCGCACCTTCGGCAACGACTGCGAGCGGGAGGCGCTGACGGGGGCGGTGTTCGCCCTGGACGACCAGGAGGTGCCCGAGGTCTGACCCGGCCAGGACGGCTGTGGGCACCCGCGTGTGCCCGCAGCCATCGCCCTGTCCGTCGTCCGGCCCGTCCTGTCCGTCGTCCCGCCTGTCATGCCGCCCGTTCGCGCGCGTGCAGGGCCGCCGCGACGACCGTGCGGGACTGGTGCTCGACCTGGTGCTCCAAGGGCACCCAGCGGGCACGGAAGCGATAGGCGAAGGCGTCGCTCCAGGTCTCGACGAGCTGTTCCAGGCGCGGGGCGGCGTGGTCGTCGCTCTCCTGGAGGACCCGCCACAGCATCGCCGCCGCCCGCAGGGGCAGCCGGCGGGCGAAGGCGTCCACGCTGCCGACGTACGCCATCGTCGTGTCGGCGGGCGGGGTGTCCGTCCAGTCCGCGGCCAGCCCCGGCACCAGCTCCAGCGCCCACTTCGCCGCCCGCAGCAGCGGCCCGTCTACGCCCTCCAGACGCGGCAGCGCCTCGACGAGCACCCGCTCCACCTCCGTGGTGTCCCGCAGCAGCCGCCGCGCCAGCCGCCGTATCGCCGCGGCCGGGGCGGGATGCGGGGCGGGGTCGTCCACCATGTCGCTCGCCCACATCGGCACCTCCACCACCGCGGTCAGACCGCCGTAGCGATGGGCGTGGTACCAGGTGCTGTGCCGTGCGTCGTCCGGCATGCTCGGATACGCCGCCTCCGCCCCGGCGGCCGGCATCACGTGCACGCCGGGCCCGGACGCGGGCCAGCCCGCCGCGTCGGAGGCGCCCGTCTCCACCGGGATGTGCAACTGGGCCGCCGACTTGACGAACGGCTCGGCGAGACCCGGGATGTCCTTGGTCAGCTGCACCCAGCTGCCGCCCAGATCGGTGCCGTGCAGCGTCACCTGGAGGTAGGGCCGCAGCTCGTCGATGACCCGGGTCAGCGCGCGCGTCTCGGGAGGCAGCCGGTCCGGCGGCAGCACGGCGGGGGACCACTCCGGCTGCTCCGGACCGGCGGGCCGGAAGAAGCCGAGGTGGTACTCCAGCAGGCTGCGCGGCGCCGGGGTCACATGCAGGCTCGCCCCGTCGGGGTCCGCGCACAGCAGGAAGTGCCAGGACGTTCCGTCCCGCAACTCCCTTTCCTGTACGACCCGTTCGGCGAGCGCCAGCAGCGTCGAGCCCCCGGTCGGCTCGTTGGCGTGGGCGCCCGCGACGACGAGCACTGCCCGCCGGGCGTGTCCCACGGACAGCAGGTGCAGGGGCCGGCCCGCACGGGAGACCCCCACCTGTCGCAGCGTGCACATTCCGGGCTGGTGCGCGGCCAACGCCCGGACAGAGGAAGTCAGTTCGGTCACCGTGGGGTAGCGCAGCTCCGGCAGGAGACTCACCCCCGTATTCGTCCGCCCGGCCTTCGCATCCGCAGTACCCCATGGTCTCCGAGAACTGTCAAGAACGCCTGGGGGGAGGCTCCAGGGGGCGCTCGGATGCGTACGCCGGCGGAGGGTACGACCGTCCCGCCTTCACTCCCCGTGTTCCCTCCCGGCTTCGGCCGGCTTCGCGGGCGGGGCCGGGGGCCAGGGAAGCTCGGCGAGGAGAGGGACGATCGTCTCCTCCTCGAAGTCGAGGTGGGCGTTCAACTCCCGTGACATGGCGCCGAGTTCCGTACGGAAACGCTCGGGGTCGGCGATCGCGACGTCCGCCAGCAGGGCCACCAGTTCGTCCTGGATGCGCGCGACCGTGCGGTGTTCCTCGGTGAGCCGGGCGAAGGTGTCGGCCAGGTCCGGGTGGTAGCGGGCCATCGTGGGGAACACATGCGCGTCCTCGCTGATGTGGTGGAACCGCAGCGCCTGACAGAACGCCAGGCAGCGCTGCCGGATCTCCAGCCCGAGGCCCGGAGCGGGCGGCTCGCCGGGCCCCTCGTGGGCCGCGCGGGCGGCGAGATGGGCATCGGCCTGCGCCGCCACCTGACGCACCTGACCGCGCAGCCAGGTGTGCACCTCCATGATCTTGTCGGCGAGGGTGCGGACCTCGCGGGGGCCGTCCCAGCCGTCGGGCTCGGCGGGCTCCAGCACGACGACCGGCAGGGGACGGGCGGTGCGGGCCTGGTAGTCGCCGTATCCGGGAGCGGTCCGCACGGCGTGCTCGAAGAGTTCCTCGCGCCGGTCCCCCTCGGCGGGGACCGCGAGCGCCTGGAAGGACTCGGTGCCGAGCTCCACCCGGACCACGGGGTGGGCGAGCAGGTTGCGGTACCAGTCGGGGTGGTTCGGGGCACCCAGGTTGGATCCGACGACCAGGAGCGAGTCGCCGTGGCGGACGTAGCCGAGCGGAGTGGTCCGCTCGGTCCCCGACTCGGCGCCGGTGGTCGTCAGCAGGAGCAGGTTCCCCCCTTCGAAGGGGCCGCCGACCTTCCCGCCGTTGGCGCGGAACTGCTCGATGACGGATTCATTGAACGACGTGGGCATACGGGTGGGTCTCTCCGGAAGTCACGGTGCGCGTGCACACGGCACTCGGCGCGTGGCACGCAGCACAGGGCACAGAAGGTGCCGGGAAAGGTGAGGGAAAAGCGCACGGAAAAGCGCGGAAAAAGCGCAGAAAAGAGACGCATGGAGGGAGCGCGAAGCCGACGTGCGTCAGCGCTGTGCCGGCTGGGTCAGCTGCGGGGCGCGGAGTGTGAACTCATGGCGTGTCCCTGGAAGAAGGGTGTTCGCCCGACCGCCGGCCGGCCCGCTGCTCTTTGACCGGCGTCACGCGACACCGCCTCCATTACATGCACCCGACCGTCACCTGTCAACGCCGGAGATCAACACCGGTGATCAACGCCGGAGATCACCTCCGCGGCCTCACTCCGCCCGCTCCAGCAGCGCCACCGGCAGCTGCTCGAACAGTTCCGCCACGCGCGCGTGGCCCGTGAACTCCCGCTCGGGAGCCAGCAGGTCGACCCACGTCCCCGGAGGCAGCGCCAGCCGGGTCTCGCGCCAGCCGCCCGCCTCCGCCAGCCGCAGGGACAGCCGCGTCACGGCCGTCACCACCCGGCCGGAGCGGGCGAACGCCAGGCAGTGGGCCGCGGCCGCTCCCTCGGCGGGCAACGGCTCGTACCCGGCGGAGTCCCCGAAGACCTCCGGCCGCCGTCGGCGCAGCCGCAGCGCGGCCGCGGTCACCGTGCCCTTGGCGCCGGGATCCTCCGGCGGGAACCGCACCGGGCGCCGGTTGTCCGGGTCCACCAGGGCCCGGTACTCGCTCTCCGTGCCCTGGTAGACGTCCGGCACCCCGGGCATCGTCAGATGCACCAGCGCCGTACCGAGCACGTTCGCACGGATGTACGGCTCGAGCGTGCCGCGCAGCGCGGCCACCCGCTCACCCGGCACCCCGCACGGCCCCGCCGCCACGAACGCGGCCACCGCCTCCTCGTACGCCGGCTCCTGCTCCGTCCAGCTGGTGTACAGCCCCGCCTCGCGCGCGTGCTTGAGCAGCGCCTCCTGGACGCGCTCCGGGGCAGCCGGGCCGAGTCCGAAGACCGTCTGCCAGGCCGCCCACGCCAGCTGCCCGTCCGGTGCGCCCTCCTCCGCGCGGGTGACCTCCTCCAGGAGGTCCGCCCAGCGCCGCGGGCACTCGGTGAGCACGGCGAGCGCGGCGCGCACGTCGGCGCTGCGCTTGGTGTCGTGCGTCGACACGACCGTCCCGGTGGCCGGCCAGTCGCGCTGCACGCGCGCGCAGTAGGCGTGGAAGTCGGCCGGGGACACCCCCGGGGCGCCCGGGTCGCCGCCCACCTCGTTCGCCGCCGACAGCGGCACGTACCGGTAGAACGCCGTGTCCTCCACCGACTTGGCGCGCAGCGCGGACGCCGTCTGAGCGAACCGCGCCCGGAAGTCCGCCCCCGACTGCCCCTCCCCGCCGAGCACCAGTCCCCGCACCACGTCGACGGCGCCCGCCTCCTCCGGCACGACGAACGCCTGCCGCGCCTCGGCGGCCGCCTCCTCGGTGACGACGGCGGCCGGGTCGCCCGAGGTGTACGGCCGGTAGACCTCCAGCCGCACGAGCAGCTCCTCCAACGCCGTCCGCAGCGCCCACGGCGCCCGGTCGCGCAGGCCGGGGTCGTCCGACGCGGCGCACACCCGGGACGCCGCCCGCGTCAGCCGCTCCGTCTCGGCCGCCAGTTCGTGCGTGAGCACCTTGTACGCCGCCCGTCGCACCGTCGCCGCCCAGTCGCCGCCCCGGTCCGTCTGCGGGGCCGCGAAGCGCCGGTAGCGGTCCAGCAACTCCCCGGCGCCCCGGGGATCCGTGAAGAGGCCGTCGACGTGGCGCAGGGCGTCGTAGCCGGTGGTGCCGGCCACGGGCCAGGAGTCCGGCAGACGCTCCCCGTCGGCCAGGATCTTCTCGACGACCGTCCAGCGGCCGCCGCTCGCCGTGTGCAGCCGCTCCAGGTAGGCGTCGGGGTCGGCGAGGCCGTCGGGGTGGTCCACGCGCAGCCCGTCGACGACGCCCTCGTGCAGCAGCCGCAGGATCGTGCCGTGGGTGGCCTCGAACACCTCCGGGTCCTCCACCCGCACCCCGATGAGCTCGGAGATGCTGAAGAAGCGCCGGTAGTTCAGCTCGGTACGGGCCAGCCGCCACCACACCGGCCGGTACCACTGGGCGTCCAGCAGCCGCGGCAGCGGCAGCCCCTCGGTGCCCTCGCGCAGCGGGAGGACGTGGTCGTAGTAGCGCAGTACGTGGCCGTCCACCCGCAGGTGCGCCAGCTCCGTCCCGACGGGGCCGCCGAGCACCGGGAGCAGCACCTGGCCGCCCTGCGCCGCCCAGTCGATGTCGAACCAGCGCGCGTACCGCGACTTCGGCCCCTCGCGCAGCACCTCCCACAGGGCGTGGTTGTGACGCGGGGCCATCGCCATGTGGTTCGGCACGATGTCCACCACCAGCCCGAGCCCGTGCTCCCGCGCAGCGCCCGCCAGCGCCCGCAGCCCCTCCTCCCCGCCCAGCTCCGCACGCACGCGCGTGGGGTCCACGACGTCGTAGCCGTGCGGGGAGCCCGGTACGGCCTCCAGGACGGGGGACAGGTGCAGATGCGAGACGCCGAGCGAGGCCAGGTACGGCACGGCCGCCGTCGCCGCCCGGAACGGGAACTCGGGCTGGAGCTGCAACCGGTAGGTCGCCGTGGGCGGCACGGGAACGGAGGCGTCACGTCGCTCAGGGGTCATGACAACCTACGTACCCGTCCCGCCGCGTTTCGTGTCACACCTCCCTCCAGGCGGGTCGCTCCCGTCCCCCCACGGATCGGCTAGGTCGGCCGCTGGAGCACCGTCATGCTCCGGTCGACCAGCGTCAGCCGGGCCCCGGCCTGCACCTTCGGGCCCGCGCCCGGCGCCGGAGCCTCCGGGTTCCCGGTGTCCACGACCACCTGCCACTGCCGCCCGTGGTCGACCGGCACCACGAACTCCAGCGGCTTGGCGGAGGCGTTGAACATCAGCAGGAAGGAGTCGTCGGTGATCCGTTCGCCGCGCGCGCCCGGCTCGGAGATCGCGTTGCCGTTGAGGAACACCGACAGCGCGGACGCCTGCGCCCGGTCCCAGTCCCGCGGTGCCATCTCCTTGCCCTCGGGAGTGAACCAGGCGATGTCCGACAGCTCGTCGTGCGTGCCCTCCACCGGCCGGCCGTGGAAGAAGCGGCGCCGCCGGAAGACGGGATGCTCCTTGCGCAGCCACACCAACGCGCGCGTGAAGTCCAGCAGCTCGCTGCCCTCCTCCGGCCACTGGACCCAGGCCAGCTCGCTGTCCTGGCAGTAGGCGTTGTTGTTGCCCTTCTGGGTGCGCCCGAACTCGTCCCCGTGGCTGATCATGGGCACGCCCTGGGACAGCATCAGCGTGGCGAGGAAGTTCCGCATCTGCCGGGCCCGCAGCGCCAGCACCCCGGGATCCTCGGTCGCGCCCTCCGCGCCGCAGTTCCAGGACCGGTTGTGGCTCTCGCCGTCCCGGTTGTCCTCCCCGTTGGCCTGGTTGCGCTTGTTGTTGTAGGACACCAGATCGTGCAGGGTGAACCCGTCGTGGCAGGTCACGAAGTTGATGGAGGCCAGCGGGCGGCGGCCGTCGTCCTGGTAGAGGTCGGAGGAGCCGGTCAGCCGGGAGGCGAACTCGCCGACCGCGCGGGGCTCGCCCCGCCACACGTCCCGCACGGTGTCGCGGTACTTGCCGTTCCACTCGGTCCACAGCGGGGGGAAGTTCCCCACCTGGTAGCCGCCCTCGCCCACGTCCCACGGCTCCGCGATCAGCTTCACCTGGGACACCACCGGGTCCTGCTGGACCAGGTCGAAGAACGACGACAGCCGGTCCACCTCGTGGAACTGACGGGCCAGGGTCGCCGCGAGGTCGAAACGGAACCCGTCGACGTGCATCTCCAGCACCCAGTACCGCAACGAGTCCATGATCATCTGAAGGACGTGCGGGGACCGCATGAGCAGTGAGTTGCCGGTGCCGGTGGTGTCCATGTAGTAGCGGGGGTCGTCCGTCAGCCGGTAGTACGACTGGTTGTCGATACCCCGGAAGGACAGCGTCGGGCCCAGGTGGTTGCCCTCGGCGGTGTGGTTGTAGACCACGTCGAGGATGACCTCGATCCCCGCCTCGTGCAGCGCCCGCACCGCCGACTTGAACTCCAGGACCTGCTGACCGCGGTCGCCCCAGGAGGCGTACGCGTTGTGCGGGGCGAAGAAACCGATCGTGTTGTAGCCCCAGTAGTTGTTCAGGCCCATGTCGACCAGCCGGTGGTCGTTGACGAACTGGTGCACCGGCATCAGCTCCAGGGCCGTCACCCCGAGCTCCGTCAGATGCTCGATGATCGCCGGGTGCGCGAGGGCCGCGTAGGTGCCGCGCAGCTCCTCCGGCAGCCCCGGGTGGCGCATCGTCAGGCCCTTCACATGGGCCTCGTAGATCACCGTGTGGTGGTATTCGGTACGCGGCCTGCGGTCGTCGCCCCAGTCGAAATAGGGGTTGACCACGACCGACGTCATGGTGTGGGGCGCCGAGTCGAGGTCGTTGCGCCGCTCGGGGGTGTCGAAGTGGTAGCCGTACACCTCCTCGCCCCACCGGACCGAACCGCTGATCGCCTTCGCGTAGGGGTCGAGCAGCAGCTTCGCCGAGTTGCAGCGCTGCCCCCGCGCGGGTTCGTAGGGGCCGTGCATCCGGAATCCGTACCGCTGTCCGGGCATGACGCCCGGCAGGTACGCGTGCCGGACGAACGCGTCGCTCTCGCGCAGTTCCACCGCCGTCTCCGAGCCGTCGTCGTGCAGCAGACACAGCTCTACTCGGTCCGCGGCCTCCGTGAAGACCGCGAAGTTCGTGCCGGCGCCGTCGTACGTGGCACCGAGGGGATACGCCTCTCCAGGCCAGACCTGCATGGACACGACTCTTTCAGGTGTCTCGCCCCGTCGGGGGCGCCTTGAGGTCGAGTCTCCAGGAAAGTGAGGGAACCACCTGTGACTTACGCCCCTCTTAACGAACGACCAGTGCACAGGACGACAAATGACACACGTCCTGTGCCGAACCAGTGGGGCAGACACGTACTCCCGGGCAACAGGGGGAGTAGGGGGAATTTGTGCGCACGACAGTGCGCCGCCACCTGGGCAAGGTGGTGGCGGGTACGGCCATCGCGGTGGCCGCGACGGCCGTGATGGTGGGGATCACCCTGCCGGGCACGGCGGGGGCGGACGACACAGGAGGCGGCAAGGGCGGGCAGAGCACGCGGCAGGCGGCCGGCCAGCAGGGGGACACGACGGCGGCGGTACAGCCCGGTGTCGTCGAGGAGGCGCCCGCCGAGGGCACGAAGGGCGAGGGCCGCGACCCGCTGACCGACGACGAGATCGCGCGCGTCGAGAAGATCGCGCTCGACCGACAGCAGTTCAACGCGAGTGAGGACGTGGACGGCGACCGCGGCCCGCAGCGCCTCGGCGTGGACCTCGCCGATCCCGCGGCCGACGAGGTGGACGACCCCGACGGGCCCCGGCGCGCGGTGGTGTCGTTCTACGACTACAAGGACGACACGCTCGTCACCAAGACCGTCAACCTCGACACCGGCAGGGTCGAGGGCACCGGCACCCAGCACGGCGTCCAGCCGCCGCTCAGCGCCGCCGAGCAGACCGAGGCCGCGAGCCTGCTGATCGCCGACCCGCTCGGCGCGGGCCTGAAGGCCGACTTCAAGGACGCCACCGGCAAGGAGCTCAGCTCCCCGGACCAGCTACAGATCGCCGCCATGATCTACCGGGCGGTGCCGGGCGCCCAGCCCGCCGTCCTCGACAAGTGCGGCGAGCACCGCTGCGTACGGCTGCTGCCGAAGGTCAGGAACGGCCCGTGGATCGACGCCCGGTCCCTGGTGATCGACCTCAGCACCCGCAAGGTCGCCCGGCTCACCGGCTGAATCCGTAGCAGGCCCACCTCCACGTCCGTTTTCCGACCTGCTTCCCGGAGCGGGAGGCACAGGGAGTCATGTCCTCATGCGTGTTCCGAATCTGATCGGCGGCCTCCGGCCGCAGGGCACCGGCCGTGCCCGCAGGGGGGCCGCCGTCGGCCTCTGTGTGGCCGCGCTGGCCGCCGGCGCGGCCGCCGGAGCCGGTCCGGCCGCCGCCCAGCCGAAGGCGGCCCCCGCGGCGGCCGCCGAGTGCAGCGCCGCCTACCGCATCGAACAGAAGCTCGCCACCGGCACGACCTGGCGCATGTGCTGGCGCTTCGAGGCCAAGTCCGGCCTGGTGCTGGAGAAGATCTCCTACCAGCCGCCCGGCGAGGCCAAGCCGATCAAGGTCCTCAACAGCGCCAAGATCGCCCAGATCCACGTGCCGTACGACGACGGCAAGAACGAGTACAACGACATCACCGACTACAACTTCGGCTCGGGCCTGGTCAACATGGCTCCCGCCGAGTGCCCCGGCGGCACCATCAGGACGGTGAAGGTCCCGGAGTCCTTCTCCGACACCCCGAACGTCAAGGGCCTGTGCACCACGACCCGTTCGCGCGGTCACGCCTACCGCATGCAGTCCGACACGGGCAACAAGGTCTTCCAGGCCCAGGGCAAGGACCTGCTGATCTACACCGTCAACAAGGTCGGCTGGTACGAGTACATCACCGAGTGGCGTTTCTCGGACGACGGCGCCGTCAACATGAACGTCGGCGCCACCGGCAGCCTCTCGCCCTTCGACTACGACGCCGGCGACGGCCGCGGCTGGCCGATAGGCAAGGGCGCCAAGTCCTACGCCACCAGCCACAGCCACAACGTCTTCTGGCGGCTCGACTTCGGCCTCGACGGCTCCTCGGCCACCAAGGTGGAGCAGTACGACTCGGTGGTCAGCCCGCCCGCGGGCGGGCAGCAGGGCCCGACCAACAAGACCACCCGCACGGCCGTCACCAAGGAACTCGCGGGCGACGCCCAGAACATGCGCTGGTGGCGCGTGGTCAGCGCGACCGGCAAGAACAAGGACGGCCACGCCCGCTCCTACGAGCTCGTCCCCGGCGCCACCACCAAGTACTCGGGACGCCGTTTCACCCAGCACGACGTCTACTTCACGCAGTACAACCAGTGCGAGCAGTACGCCAGCAACAACGTCCGCGACTGCGGCAGCCCCCTGCACGGCACCTCCGTCGACAAGTGGGTGAACGGACAGACCCTCACCCACCCCGTGACCTGGGTGAACGTCGGCTTCCACCACATCGCCCGGGACGAGGACCAGCAGCCCATGCCGGTCCACTGGCAGGGCTTCTCGCTCGTCCCCAGGGACGTCACCGCTATGAATCCGCTCACTCCGTCCGCGCTGGCGGGACAGAACGGACAGTCGAACAGCGGTAGTTGAGAAACGACCTGTCCATCCGGCTGCACCGCCCGCCGCTCCCGGAGTACCCTTCCTTGATCGTTGGGACGGGGATGCTCGGGGGAGCGGAAGGCGGTGCGCGGGTGGGCTCGGGAGGGCTGGAGCTGCCCCCTGGTGACGAGGGTCACGAGGGGGGCTCCGCAGACGCCCCGCCCGGCACGGTGTCCCTGGCCCGGCCGATGGAGACGAACGCCATCGGACCGGAGCTGGACTGGGACGCCGAAGCCTGGCGCGAGGTACGCACCCGCGCCCAGCGGGCCGGCCGGGCCTACATCTGGCTGAATCTCGTCGAACAGCGGCTGCGCGCCGTCGTGGCCGCCGTGCTGCGGCCCATCTACGAACCCGTCCACGGCGACGAGTGGGTGGTCGCCGCGGCCGGACCCGCCGGCCAGGAGTGGGTGCAGCGCGCGGTCGCCGTACGCGAGGTCAGCCGCCGCAAGGGCTACTTGCTGGATCCGGCCGACGACAACGTCATCTCCTTCCTCACGCTGCCGCAGCTGCGCGAGCTGATGGTGCAGCACTGGCCGTGCTTCGAGCCGTACTTCGACGACCGCCGGGACGTCGAACTCGCCCTGGACGAGCTGGAGGTGACCCGCAACGTCGTCTCCCGCAACCGGGCTCTGTCCGAGGCCGTCCTGGGCCAGGCCGAGCGGGCCTCCGCGCGCCTGCTGGAGATGCTCGGCACCAGCGGTGACGTGCCCTCGGCCCGCCGGCTGCGCGTCGACGCCGTGGAGGACCTCGTCGGCGACCGGTACGCGGACGTGGTCGCCGTCCACTCCGACCGGGTGCGGCTGCTGCGGCAGTTCCCCGCCGAGGACATCTTCGACGGCGCCCGCCGCCTCGACGCCATCGGCATCGGCCTCAACCTGCTCGTGCAGAACTTCTCCGGGCGCCGCATGGTCCGCCTCGCCGAGGCCGGCGCCCGCGTACGGCTGCTGTTCCTCAACCCGGCCTCCAGTGCGGTCAAGCGCCGTGAGCGCGAACTCGGGATGAAGCGGGGCGAGTTGAGCCGGGCGGTGGAGATGAACATCCTGCACATGCGCCGGGTCCGCGCCCGGCTGCGCGACCCGGACGCCTTCCAGATCCAGGTGTACGACGAGACGCCCCGCTTCACCGCGTACCTGGTCGACGGCGACGGCACCGACGGCATCGCGGTGATCCAGTCCTATCTGCGGCGGATGCGCGGCATGGAGGCGCCGGTGCTGGTGCTGCGCAACGGCAACCGGGTGGTCAAGGCGGGCGAGATGGACGATGGCGGACTTTTCTCGGCATACCGTGAGGAGTTCGAGCTGGCCTGGGCGGACTCGCGGCCGGTGTCCTGAATTATCCGTTGTTCTGAATTGTCCGTTTCGGACGGAGGGCAAGCGGAACGCGATCCTCTGATTGTCAGTGGTGCATGCGAGGGTGGAGACCACTGGGGGAAGCACCACCAAGAAGGGGGGCCACCATGGCCTGGTACCGGGAGCTGCTTGTCGGCTTCGACCTGGAGACGACCGGGACGGACCCGCGCGAGGCGCGCATCGTCACGGGAGCCGTGATCGAGGTCAGGGACGGGCAGGTCCTGGGACACCGCGAGTGGCTGGCGGACCCGGGCGTGGAGATCCCGGCGGACGCCGTCGCGGTGCACGGGATCAGCAACGAGCGGGCCGCCGGCGAAGGCGCCCCCGCCGACCGGGTCGCGGACGCGATCGCCGACGTCCTCGCGGGCTACTGGCGCACCGGCGTC
The sequence above is a segment of the Streptomyces asoensis genome. Coding sequences within it:
- a CDS encoding SAV2148 family HEPN domain-containing protein, with protein sequence MLGGAEGGARVGSGGLELPPGDEGHEGGSADAPPGTVSLARPMETNAIGPELDWDAEAWREVRTRAQRAGRAYIWLNLVEQRLRAVVAAVLRPIYEPVHGDEWVVAAAGPAGQEWVQRAVAVREVSRRKGYLLDPADDNVISFLTLPQLRELMVQHWPCFEPYFDDRRDVELALDELEVTRNVVSRNRALSEAVLGQAERASARLLEMLGTSGDVPSARRLRVDAVEDLVGDRYADVVAVHSDRVRLLRQFPAEDIFDGARRLDAIGIGLNLLVQNFSGRRMVRLAEAGARVRLLFLNPASSAVKRRERELGMKRGELSRAVEMNILHMRRVRARLRDPDAFQIQVYDETPRFTAYLVDGDGTDGIAVIQSYLRRMRGMEAPVLVLRNGNRVVKAGEMDDGGLFSAYREEFELAWADSRPVS